Below is a genomic region from Caballeronia sp. SBC1.
ATCCCGGCCATCGTGATCGTGTTTGGCTATCTGCATATCTACAACAGCAGTTCGTTCTTGCCGCTCACCGGCAACGAGCGCGCGACCGACTTCCTGCTGATCTGCGGGTACGTCACGTTGTGTTTGCCCTACATGTATCGCTCGGTGGATGCAGGCTTGCGCGCCGTCGATGTTCGATCGCTCACTGAAGCTGCCGAATGCCTGGGCGCGAACTGGCCGACCATCCTCTTCAAGATCATCTTCCCGAACGTGCGTTCTGGGATCCTGTCGGGCGCGTTCCTGACGTTCGCCGTGGTGATCGGCGAATTCACGCTGGCGAGCCTGCTTAATCGTCCGGCGTTCGGACCGTATCTGCAGTTGATTGGCGCGAACCGGGCGTATGAACCTTCGGCGCTCGCGATCATCGCGTTTGCTATTACGTGGGCCTCGATGGGGCTTATTCAGGTCTTCGGCTCGGCGCGCGCTCTCGCCGGACAAAAAATTTAAAGGGCAGGCTTGTCATGGCACTTCTCGAGATCGAAAACCTTTCCAAGACGTTCGGCACGAACACCGTGCTGCATCAGTTCGATATGCAGATCGAGCGCGGCGAATTCATCACCTTCCTTGGGCCCTCGGGTTGCGG
It encodes:
- a CDS encoding ABC transporter permease; protein product: MPDNKVRAQTRAGAWVAMIIGALYFLLPLAATVEFSLKMRRDQYSFDAYRVVLTDPHFQASFGYSIMMGVFAIVLGVLLVVPTAYWVQLRLPKLRPLIEFITLLPLVIPAIVIVFGYLHIYNSSSFLPLTGNERATDFLLICGYVTLCLPYMYRSVDAGLRAVDVRSLTEAAECLGANWPTILFKIIFPNVRSGILSGAFLTFAVVIGEFTLASLLNRPAFGPYLQLIGANRAYEPSALAIIAFAITWASMGLIQVFGSARALAGQKI